One part of the Eleginops maclovinus isolate JMC-PN-2008 ecotype Puerto Natales chromosome 14, JC_Emac_rtc_rv5, whole genome shotgun sequence genome encodes these proteins:
- the LOC134875894 gene encoding mucin-12-like: MGSAPILPILLMFLGAIKLAGSSTTTADGSTLTSSSPSSIGSTTNGDLTVTTGSTSFSGSATPGVSTSIVRSTNSKESTKTPGSTPHTLSPISNGSSSTASTESTGGDASTTTVGSSSFTRSTNSKGSTTTRESTLTSRSTGSNGMTTTSGSTRFKKSTTSGSSQKTTGSTGGLVTTDGSVTPQATTRPGDAGGAVTTAATKVVVVAATLVKPFVEELNNPNSTQYKTLARLIVSVCDLIYRRKFGFIFIRTYIRGFRGVVARTRMENIQAEVGLVFNNTVSPAQIPKDDVVIATLAEAVNTPNSLNLTIVPNSIQIIGSPTKAPTTPVTTAKTPATTAAEKLTKRRLTFRSAGEIFKNDLLNPSSSAFVNRATLIKQTLEPNYQKAFSSFRFLNVIMFRNGSIINTMDLQFASTSVPNGTQIADVLIGAASNITAFNIETTSISVDGIQVSHGVKHRISVLTATLLVLLSWLLPRLH, encoded by the exons ATGGGTTCCGCACCTATCTTGCCCATTTTGCTGATGTTTTTGG gtgccattaagCTTGCTGgttcatcaacaacaacagctgatGGGTCAACTTTAACCAGTAGCTCACCCAGTTCCATTGGATCTACTACCAATGGTGATTTAACTGTAACCACTGGGTCAACCAGTTTCAGTGGATCAGCTACACCTGGAGTCTCAACTTCAATTGTTCGGTCGACCAATTCAAAAGAATCAACTAAAACTCCTGGCTCAACCCCACATACTCTATCACCCATTTCTAATGGATCCTCTTCAACTGCAAGTACTGAGTCAACAGGGGGTGATGCTTCAACTACAACTGTTGGGTCAAGTTCATTTACTAGGTCAACCAATTCCAAAGGATCAACTACAACTAGGGAGTCAACATTAACATCAAGGTCAACCGGGTCAAATGGAATGACTACAACCAGTGGGTCAACTCGTTTCAAGAAATCTACAACAAGTGGTAgttctcaaaaaacaacagggtCAACTGGAGGTTTGGTTACAACTGATGGCTCAGTTACACCTCAAGCAACAACTCGTCCTGGTGATGCAGGTGGTGCAGTTActacagcagcaacaaaagTTGTGGTTGTTGCCGCAACCTTGGTAAAACCATTTGTGGAAGAACTTAATAATCCAAACAGTACACAATACAAAACACTGGCGAGACTGATTGTATCGGTG TGTGATTTAATCTACAGGAGAaaatttggatttattttcatccGCACATATATCAGAGGATTCAG gGGTGTTGTGGCAAGAACGCGAATGGAGAATATTCAAGCAGAGGTGGGACTGGTGTTCAACAATACAGTTTCCCCGGCGCAAATCCCAAAGGATGATGTTGTTATAGCCACGTTAGCAGAAGCTGTGAATACACCAAACTCCCTCAACCTTACTATCGTTCCAAACTCTATTCAAATAATTG GTTCCCCAACTAAAGCTCCTACAACTCCAGTTACAACGGCTAAGACTCCTGCAACGACGGCTGCTGAAAAACTCACCAAACGGCGCCTGACCTTCAGATCTGCTGGagagatatttaaaaatgacttgCTGAATCCATCTTCATCAGCATTTGTGAATCGAGCTACATTGATAAAGCAAACG ctcgAACCCAACTACCAAAAAGCATTTTCCTCTTTCCGCTTCTTGAACGTGATAATGTTCAG GAATGGATCTATCATCAACACTATGGATCTTCAATTTGCATCCACATCTGTTCCCAATGGCACTCAGATTGCAGATGTGTTGATTGGTGCAGCTTCAAACATCACAGCCTTCAACATCGAAACTACCTCCATTTCTGTGGATGGCATAC AAGTTTCCCATGGAGTAAAACACCGGATCAGTGTCCTCACCGCAACCCTCCTCGTGCTGTTGTCATGGCTCCTGCCACGCTTACATTAA
- the LOC134875895 gene encoding mucin-2-like, whose product MVTSTPTQSILITSESASTSTQSTTSEHSSTVNTIQQTTPSVATASTTQSVSTSATTLTQSTTSEHSPTVTTTPSIAKSSTTQSVTTTTQSTLPTMESATSTTQTVSTITPTQSTLSATESGTNLTRSTASEDSSTVTTIHPPTSSIATASTTQSKITSTPTHSIVPTTESAKTSTQSTAPMDSPTVTTTPSIAKSSTTQSVTTTTQSTLPIMESATSTTQTVSTITPTQSTLSATESGTTSAQSTASEHSSTVNTIQQTTPSVATASTTQSVSTTESAMTLTQSTASEGSETQRPTQTAVLTSQSATSGEAVSNVKTTSEIPQTSAPLTTQQPTPAEQTAESTARYSTTPHSESVLTTTQTTPSIENYTIGSTNDNILFSRPN is encoded by the coding sequence ATGGTCACATCTACACCAACACAATCCATTCTAATAACATCAGAATCTGCATCAACATCAACCcaaagtacaacatctgagcaTTCATCAACAGtgaatacaatacaacaaaCTACACCATCTGTTGCAACAGCATCCACAACACAATCTGTGTCCACATCAGCAACGACCTTAACCcaaagtacaacatctgagcaTTCACCTACAGTGACTACAACACCATCTATTGCAAAATCATCGACAACACAAAGTGTGACCACAACTACACAATCTACTCTGCCCACAATGGAATCAGCAACATCCACAACACAAACAGTGTCTACAATTACACCAACACAATCTACCCTGTCTGCAACAGAATCAGGAACTAACTTAACACGAAGTACAGCATCTGAGGATTCGTCAACTGTAACTACAATACATCCACCCACATCGTCTATTGCTACAGCATCCACAACACAAAGTAAGATCACATCTACACCAACACATTCTATTGTACCCACAACAGAATCAGCAAAAACATCAACCCAAAGTACAGCACCCATGGATTCACCGACTGTGACTACAACACCATCTATTGCAAAATCATCGACAACACAAAGTGTGACCACAACTACACAATCTACTCTGCCCATAATGGAATCAGCAACATCCACAACACAAACAGTGTCTACAATTACACCAACACAATCTACCCTGTCTGCAACAGAATCAGGAACAACATCAGCACAAAGTACAGCATCTGAGCATTCATCAACAGtgaatacaatacaacaaaCTACACCATCTGTTGCAACAGCATCCACAACACAATCTGTGTCCACAACAGAATCAGCAATGACCTTAACCCAAAGTACAGCATCAGAAGgttcagaaacacaaagaccAACACAAACTGCAGTCTTAACCTCACAATCAGCCACTTCAGGTGAAGCtgtatcaaatgtaaaaaccaCATCAGAGATTCCACAAACATCAGCACcattaacaacacaacaacCCACACCTGCTGAACAAACTGCTGAATCTACAGCACGTTACAGCACAACCCCACATAGTGAATCAGTGCTAACCACAACACAAACTACACCATCTATTGAAAACTACACAATTGGCAGTACCAATGACAATATCCTCTTCAGCAGACCAAACTAA
- the LOC134875891 gene encoding mucin-2-like: MNCGIFLSLLAALFLVTVSIEVPAINTNALTIADTTTPKTSTSQTPPTAFTSTGVTLSSSNSRHETVGSSIRATVTGDKAETSDVMEEIVTALPAEIQGLIIGPVSESTSVSQVTPATVFREPVQTSPSPDTTKSHSATLLVNTHTSSVGSGTSTLVFNVSNGMNSPAGSVTASQIHTDSTQTLSPTPLTTAQSSKDTSSPVTTSTGVDLVGTSETPSASLHQTLSFTTLEKTHLVNTLTKLTVSAIAATPQTTISKALTTKLMPTESHTMMLAEIALSTATPSQIVLAETQSTSIATKSDTTPATKASTLSTVSSAFEDSSTTQTVSTTTPTQSIQPTAITSFQRTSPVASETQRPTQTTSITSQSAQGTASEVLPTVSTKQQTTPTIATTFTTQSKITSTPTPSIVPTTESAKISTQSTAPMDSPTVSTTLSTSTASTTQSGSTTTVKQSTLPTTESATTSPQSTASEDSSTQRPSQTTLITSKSPHSTASEDSPTVTSFTTQSMVTSTPTQSILITPESASTSTQSTTSEHSSTVNTIQQTTPSVATASTTQSVSTSATTLTQSTTSEHSPTVTTTPSIAKSSTTQSVTTTTQSTLPIMESATSTTQTVSTITPTQSTLSATESGTNLTRSTASEDSSTVTTIHPPTSSIATASTTQSKITSTPTHSIVPTTESAKTSTQSTAPMDSPTVSTTLSTATASTTQSVSTSATTLNQSTASEDSSTQRPSQTTLITSKSPHSTASEDSPTVTSFTTQSMVTSTPTQSILITTESASTSTQSTTSEHSSTVNTIQQTTPSVATASTTQSVSTSATTLTQSTTSEHSPTVTTTPSIAKSSTTQSVTTTTQSTLPIMESATSTTQTVSTITPTQSTLSATESGNNLTRSTASEDSSTVTTIHPPTSSIATASTTQSKITSTPTHSIVPTTESAKTSTQSTAPMESPTVSTTLSTATASTTQSVSTSATTLNQSTASEDSSTQRPSQTTLITSKSPHSTASEDSPTVTSFTTQSMVTSTPTQSILITTESASTSTQSTTSEHSSTVNTIQQTTPSVATASTTQSVSTSATTLTQSTTSEHSPTVTTTPSIAKSSTTQSVTTTTQSTLPTMESATSTTQTVSTITPTQSTLSATESGTNLTRSTASEDSSTVTTIHPPTSSIATASTTQSKITSTPTHSIVPTTESAKTSTQSTAPMESQTVSTTLSTATASTTQSVSTSATT, from the coding sequence CTCTCTTCTTGGTCACAGTCTCTATCGAGGTTCCTGCTATCAACACAAATGCTTTGACCATTGCGGATACGACAACACCTAAAACATCCACCTCTCAAACTCCACCCACTGCATTTACTTCGACTGGAGTAACATTATCTAGCTCCAACAGCAGACATGAAACCGTAGGATCTTCAATAAGGGCAACCGTAACTGGAGACAAAGCAGAAACATCAGATGTGATGGAGGAAATAGTTACAGCTCTACCAGCGGAAATTCAGGGCTTAATTATAGGCCCTGTCAGTGAAAGCACCTCTGTTTCTCAGGTAACACCTGCAACAGTTTTCCGAGAACCTGTCCAAACCAGTCCATCACCTGACACAACCAAAAGCCATTCAGCTACATTGCTGGTAAACACCCACACTTCATCTGTTGGTTCAGGAACTTCCACATTGGTGTTTAATGTGTCAAATGGGATGAATTCCCCAGCAGGAAGTGTGACTGCCTCACAGATACACACCGACTCCACACAGACTCTTTCACCCACACCACTGACCACAGCTCAGTCCAGCAAAGACACCAGCTCACCTGTAACGACTTCAACTGGGGTGGATCTAGTGGGAACCAGTGAGACCCCTTCAGCATCCCTGCATCAAACTCTCTCATTTACAACCCTGGAAAAAACACACCTTGTTAACACACTCACAAAGCTAACTGTGAGTGCCATTGCGGCCACACCTCAGACCACAATATCTAAAGCACTCACAACAAAACTCATGCCAACCGAAAGCCATACCATGATGCTAGCTGAGATTGCATTATCAACAGCAACACCATCACAAATTGTACTGGCTGAAACGCAAAGCACATCCATAGCAACAAAATCCGACACCACACCAGCAACCAAAGCTTCAACACTGTCAACAGTGTCATCAGCATTTGAGGATTCATCCACAACACAAACTGTATCTACAACTACACCAACACAATCTATTCAACCCACAGCAATAACATCATTCCAAAGAACATCACCTGTAgcttcagaaacacaaagaccAACACAAACTACATCTATCACCTCACAATCAGCACAAGGTACAGCATCTGAGGTTTTACCAACAGTGtctacaaaacaacaaactacaCCAACCATTGCAACAACATTCACAACACAAAGTAAGATCACATCTACACCAACACCTTCTATTGTACCCACAACAGAATCAGCAAAAATATCAACCCAAAGTACAGCACCCATGGATTCACCGACAGTGAGTACAACACTATCTACTTCAACAGCATCCACAACACAATCTGGGTCCACAACAACGGTAAAACAATCTACTCTGCCAACAACAGAATCAGCAACAACATCACCACAAAGTACAGCATCGGAGGATTCATCAACACAAAGACCATCACAGACTACATTGATAACTTCAAAATCCCCTCATAGTACAGCATCTGAGGATTCACCAACTGTAACATCATTTACAACACAAAGTATGGTCACATCTACACCAACACAATCCATTCTAATAACACCAGAATCTGCATCAACATCAACCcaaagtacaacatctgagcaTTCATCAACAGtgaatacaatacaacaaaCTACACCATCTGTTGCAACAGCATCCACAACACAATCTGTGTCCACATCAGCAACGACCTTAACCcaaagtacaacatctgagcaTTCACCTACAGTGACTACAACACCATCTATTGCAAAATCATCGACAACACAAAGTGTGACCACAACTACACAATCTACTCTGCCCATAATGGAATCAGCAACATCCACAACACAAACTGTGTCTACAATTACACCAACACAATCTACCCTGTCTGCAACAGAATCAGGAACTAACTTAACACGAAGTACAGCATCTGAGGATTCGTCAACTGTAACTACAATACATCCACCCACATCGTCTATTGCTACAGCATCCACAACACAAAGTAAGATCACATCTACACCAACACATTCTATTGTACCCACAACAGAATCAGCAAAAACATCAACCCAAAGTACAGCACCCATGGATTCACCGACAGTGAGTACAACACTATCTACTGCAACAGCATCCACAACACAATCTGTGTCCACATCAGCAACGACCTTAAACCAAAGTACAGCATCGGAGGATTCATCAACACAAAGACCATCACAGACTACATTGATAACTTCAAAATCCCCTCATAGTACAGCATCTGAGGATTCACCAACTGTAACATCATTTACAACACAAAGTATGGTCACATCTACACCAACACAATCCATTCTAATAACAACAGAATCTGCATCAACATCAACCcaaagtacaacatctgagcaTTCATCAACAGtgaatacaatacaacaaaCTACACCATCTGTTGCAACAGCATCCACAACACAATCTGTGTCCACATCAGCAACGACCTTAACCcaaagtacaacatctgagcaTTCACCTACAGTGACTACAACACCATCTATTGCAAAATCATCGACAACACAAAGTGTGACCACAACTACACAATCTACTCTGCCCATAATGGAATCAGCAACATCCACAACACAAACTGTGTCTACAATTACACCAACACAATCTACCCTGTCTGCAACAGAATCAGGAAATAACTTAACACGAAGTACAGCATCTGAGGATTCGTCAACTGTAACTACAATACATCCACCCACATCGTCTATTGCTACAGCATCCACAACACAAAGTAAGATCACATCTACACCAACACATTCTATTGTACCCACAACAGAATCAGCAAAAACATCAACCCAAAGTACAGCACCCATGGAATCACCGACAGTGAGTACAACACTATCTACTGCAACAGCATCCACAACACAATCTGTGTCCACATCAGCAACGACCTTAAACCAAAGTACAGCATCGGAGGATTCATCAACACAAAGACCATCACAGACTACATTGATAACTTCAAAATCCCCTCATAGTACAGCATCTGAGGATTCACCAACTGTAACATCATTTACAACACAAAGTATGGTCACATCTACACCAACACAATCCATTCTAATAACAACAGAATCTGCATCAACATCAACCcaaagtacaacatctgagcaTTCATCAACAGtgaatacaatacaacaaaCTACACCATCTGTTGCAACAGCATCCACAACACAATCTGTGTCCACATCAGCAACAACCTTAACCcaaagtacaacatctgagcaTTCACCTACAGTGACTACAACACCATCTATTGCAAAATCATCGACAACACAAAGTGTGACCACAACTACACAATCTACTCTGCCCACAATGGAATCAGCAACATCCACAACACAAACTGTGTCTACAATTACACCAACACAATCTACCCTGTCTGCAACAGAATCAGGAACTAACTTAACACGAAGTACAGCATCTGAGGATTCGTCAACTGTAACTACAATACATCCACCCACATCGTCTATTGCTACAGCATCCACAACACAAAGTAAGATCACATCTACACCAACACATTCTATTGTACCCACAACAGAATCAGCAAAAACATCAACCCAAAGTACAGCACCCATGGAATCACAGACAGTGAGTACAACACTATCTACTGCAACAGCATCCACAACACAATCTGTGTCCACATCAGCAACGACCTAA